A genomic region of Deinococcus betulae contains the following coding sequences:
- a CDS encoding ATP-binding protein, with protein sequence MTVTARARTLGELLDTPEYAGRQPFDGKIRLVQDEVRDNLTRKLRAGETLFPGVVGYDDTVIPQLVNALLARQNFILLGLRGQAKSRILRAITDLLDEDVPVIDGADMPDDPLNPVGAEGRHLLEAHGLSLPIRWLPRADRYVEKLATPDVTVADLVGDVDPIKAARLGTSLGDVRSMHFGLLPRANRGIFAVNELADLAPKVQVALFNILQEGDVQIKGYPIRLELDVMLVFSANPEDYTARGKIVTPLKDRIGSEIRTHYPTDVRLGMDITAQEAVRAPSVVVPPFMAELIEEIAFQAREDGRVDKLSGVSQRLPISLMEVAAANAERRSLLGDGAPVVRVSDVYAGLPAITGKMELEYEGELKGADSVARDVIRKAAGAAYARLYGSANTRDLEKWFENGNVFRFPQGGDAAEALKATREVPGLTDLAAEVANSADDAVRVSAAEFVLEGLYGRKKLSRAEELYAAPEPETRQQRGGRWN encoded by the coding sequence ATGACGGTGACTGCCAGAGCAAGGACATTAGGGGAACTGCTGGACACGCCGGAGTACGCCGGGCGCCAGCCGTTCGATGGAAAAATCAGACTGGTGCAGGACGAGGTGCGGGACAACCTCACACGCAAACTCCGCGCGGGCGAGACCCTGTTTCCCGGCGTGGTGGGCTACGACGACACCGTGATTCCGCAGCTGGTGAACGCCCTGCTGGCGCGGCAGAACTTTATCCTGCTGGGGCTGCGCGGCCAGGCCAAGAGCCGCATCCTGCGCGCCATCACGGACCTCCTTGACGAAGACGTGCCCGTCATTGACGGCGCCGACATGCCCGACGACCCCCTGAACCCGGTGGGCGCCGAGGGCCGGCACCTGCTGGAGGCACATGGCCTGAGCCTGCCCATCCGCTGGCTGCCGCGCGCCGACCGCTATGTCGAGAAGCTGGCCACCCCCGACGTGACCGTGGCTGACCTGGTGGGCGACGTGGACCCCATCAAGGCCGCGCGCCTGGGCACGAGCCTGGGCGACGTGCGCTCCATGCACTTTGGCCTGCTGCCGCGCGCCAACCGGGGCATCTTCGCGGTGAACGAGCTGGCCGACCTGGCCCCTAAGGTGCAGGTGGCGCTGTTTAACATCCTGCAAGAAGGCGACGTGCAGATTAAGGGCTACCCCATTCGTCTGGAACTGGACGTGATGCTGGTCTTCTCGGCCAACCCCGAGGACTACACGGCGCGCGGCAAGATTGTCACGCCCCTCAAAGACCGCATCGGCAGCGAGATTCGCACCCACTACCCCACCGACGTGCGCCTGGGCATGGACATCACGGCGCAGGAAGCGGTGCGCGCGCCCTCCGTGGTGGTGCCGCCCTTCATGGCTGAACTGATTGAGGAAATCGCCTTTCAGGCCCGTGAGGACGGGCGCGTGGACAAGCTCAGCGGCGTCTCGCAGCGCCTGCCGATTTCCCTGATGGAAGTGGCCGCCGCCAACGCCGAGCGCCGCAGCCTGCTGGGTGACGGCGCCCCGGTGGTGCGGGTCAGCGACGTGTACGCGGGCCTGCCGGCCATCACCGGCAAGATGGAACTGGAATACGAGGGCGAACTGAAGGGCGCCGACAGCGTGGCCCGCGACGTGATTCGCAAGGCGGCTGGTGCAGCCTACGCCCGCCTGTACGGCAGCGCAAACACCCGCGACCTGGAAAAGTGGTTTGAGAACGGCAACGTCTTCCGCTTTCCCCAGGGGGGAGACGCGGCCGAGGCCCTGAAAGCCACGCGCGAGGTGCCGGGCCTGACCGACCTGGCCGCCGAGGTGGCCAATAGCGCCGACGACGCCGTGCGCGTCAGCGCCGCCGAGTTTGTGCTTGAGGGCCTGTATGGCCGCAAGAAGCTCTCGCGCGCCGAGGAACTCTATGCCGCCCCCGAACCCGAAACCCGCCAGCAGCGCGGCGGCCGCTGGAATTAA
- a CDS encoding transporter substrate-binding domain-containing protein, producing MNRVTSTLLLAISASLTTAHAAAPSTLTKGVLKIGMEGTYAPFTYKDDKGQLTGFDVDIAKAVAAKLGLKPEFVLTEWSGILAGLQANKYDVIVNQVGITAERQKTIGFSAPYAYSSPQIIVKRAGSFSPKTLTDLKGKRVGVGLGSNFEKTLRDAGGINVVTYPGAPEYLADLAAGRLDAAFNDRLLVGYLIQSQNLPVRGAGVIGAPEPVGVALKKSNTGLKAAVDRALLQLKADGTYAKISRKWFGQDVSKP from the coding sequence ATGAACCGCGTTACCTCAACTTTGCTGCTGGCCATCAGTGCCAGCCTGACCACCGCCCACGCCGCTGCCCCCAGCACCCTGACCAAAGGCGTGCTGAAAATCGGCATGGAGGGCACCTACGCCCCCTTCACCTACAAAGATGACAAGGGCCAGCTCACAGGCTTCGACGTGGATATCGCCAAGGCCGTCGCTGCCAAGCTGGGCCTGAAGCCTGAATTTGTATTAACAGAATGGAGCGGCATCCTGGCGGGCCTGCAGGCCAACAAGTACGACGTCATCGTCAATCAGGTCGGCATTACGGCCGAGCGGCAGAAAACCATTGGCTTCAGTGCGCCCTACGCTTACTCCAGCCCGCAGATCATCGTGAAGCGCGCGGGCAGCTTCAGCCCCAAGACGCTGACCGACCTGAAGGGCAAGCGCGTGGGGGTGGGGCTGGGCAGCAACTTTGAGAAGACGCTGCGGGACGCGGGCGGCATCAACGTCGTGACCTACCCCGGCGCGCCTGAATACCTGGCGGATCTGGCCGCAGGCCGCCTGGACGCCGCTTTCAACGACCGCCTGCTGGTGGGGTACCTCATTCAGTCGCAGAATCTGCCGGTGCGCGGCGCCGGGGTGATTGGCGCCCCCGAACCGGTCGGCGTGGCGCTGAAAAAGAGCAACACGGGACTGAAGGCGGCCGTGGACCGGGCGCTGCTTCAGCTGAAGGCCGACGGCACCTACGCCAAAATCAGCCGCAAGTGGTTCGGCCAGGACGTCAGCAAACCCTGA
- a CDS encoding acyl-CoA carboxylase subunit beta: protein MTQPGTELQELIAAMEQRRTKVEQGGGPERLKKQKQGGKLTARERIDALLDPGSFLEMGTFVEHRGGRLMQGVEAPGEGVVTGRGTVDGRQVFVFSQDFTVLGGSLGKMNAAKVTKVMDLAAKTGCPVIGLNDSAGARIQEGVDSLSGYGEIFYRNAIYSGAIPQISAILGPCAGGAVYSPALTDFILMSEGSSYMFITGPEVIKSVTREDVTFDQLGGADVHTRKSGVAHLEYDGDEAVLRGVRDLLGYLPQNAHEKAPAHPTSDPVTRTTEKLLDIVVPDQRKPYPMHDVIHELVDDGTFLEIQPGWAKNIVVGFARLGGESVGIVANNPRVMAGTLNIDASDKAARFIRTCDCYNIPILTLVDVTGFLPGVAQEHAGIIRHGAKMLYAYAEATVPKITLITRKSYGGAYLAMNSRDMGADVVYAWPTAAVAVMGAEGAANIVYRREIAASENPEATRAQKIADYKDAFDNPYVAASKGYIDDVIPMEDTRRVLIQTFEMLRDKEEARPYKKHGNIPL from the coding sequence ATGACACAGCCCGGCACCGAACTTCAGGAACTCATCGCGGCGATGGAGCAGCGCCGCACGAAAGTCGAGCAGGGCGGCGGCCCCGAACGCCTGAAAAAACAGAAGCAGGGCGGCAAGTTGACCGCCCGTGAGCGCATTGACGCCCTGCTGGACCCCGGCAGCTTTCTGGAAATGGGCACCTTCGTGGAACACCGGGGCGGGCGGCTGATGCAGGGCGTTGAAGCCCCCGGCGAAGGGGTGGTGACAGGCCGGGGCACGGTTGACGGCCGGCAGGTGTTTGTCTTTTCTCAGGACTTTACGGTGCTGGGCGGGTCCCTGGGCAAGATGAACGCTGCGAAGGTCACGAAGGTGATGGACCTGGCCGCCAAGACGGGCTGCCCTGTCATCGGCCTGAACGACAGCGCGGGCGCCCGCATTCAGGAAGGAGTGGACAGCCTGTCGGGCTACGGCGAGATTTTTTACCGCAACGCCATATACTCCGGCGCCATTCCGCAAATCAGCGCGATTCTGGGGCCGTGCGCGGGGGGCGCTGTATATTCCCCGGCCCTGACCGACTTCATCCTGATGAGCGAGGGCAGCAGCTACATGTTCATCACGGGGCCGGAAGTCATCAAGTCCGTCACGCGCGAGGACGTGACCTTTGACCAGCTGGGCGGCGCGGATGTTCATACCCGCAAGAGCGGCGTGGCGCATCTGGAATACGACGGCGACGAGGCGGTGCTGAGGGGCGTGCGGGACCTGCTGGGCTACTTGCCGCAAAACGCGCACGAGAAGGCGCCGGCTCACCCTACCAGTGACCCGGTGACCCGCACCACCGAAAAGCTGCTGGACATCGTCGTGCCCGATCAGCGCAAGCCCTATCCCATGCACGACGTGATTCACGAACTCGTGGATGACGGCACCTTTCTGGAAATCCAGCCGGGCTGGGCCAAAAACATCGTGGTGGGGTTCGCGCGCCTGGGCGGCGAGTCGGTGGGCATCGTGGCGAACAACCCCCGCGTCATGGCCGGTACCCTGAACATTGACGCCAGCGACAAGGCGGCGCGCTTTATCCGCACCTGCGACTGCTACAACATCCCCATCCTGACGCTGGTGGACGTGACCGGCTTCCTGCCCGGCGTGGCCCAGGAACACGCGGGCATCATCCGCCACGGCGCCAAGATGCTCTACGCCTACGCCGAGGCCACTGTCCCCAAAATCACCCTGATTACCCGCAAGAGTTACGGCGGCGCGTATCTCGCCATGAACAGCCGGGACATGGGCGCCGACGTGGTGTACGCCTGGCCCACAGCGGCAGTGGCCGTGATGGGGGCCGAGGGAGCCGCCAACATCGTCTACCGCCGTGAGATTGCCGCCAGCGAGAACCCCGAGGCCACCCGCGCCCAGAAGATTGCCGACTACAAAGACGCCTTTGATAACCCCTATGTGGCGGCCAGTAAGGGCTACATTGACGATGTCATTCCGATGGAAGACACGCGCCGCGTCCTCATTCAGACCTTTGAGATGCTGCGAGACAAGGAAGAGGCGAGGCCCTACAAGAAGCACGGGAATATACCGTTGTAA
- a CDS encoding amino acid ABC transporter permease, whose amino-acid sequence MNTEQLLLVLQSAWQALPTLLAATPVTLAYALAAMLLGLPLGFLVALARLSRWSGLRGLSSVFVSFIRGTPLLVQIFVIYYGLPSLGITLNPLAGGVIALTLNAAAYLSETIRAAILSIPRGQREAAISLGLSPSQTIRLVVLPQAARVALPSLSNTLIGLVKDTSLVSVITVVELLRSAQLVIARTFEPFGPYLAAALIYWAVSSLLELVQRLLERRFARGG is encoded by the coding sequence GTGAACACCGAACAACTTCTTCTCGTCCTGCAAAGCGCGTGGCAGGCTCTGCCCACCCTGCTGGCTGCCACGCCCGTGACCCTGGCCTACGCCCTGGCGGCCATGCTGCTGGGGCTGCCGCTGGGCTTTCTGGTGGCCCTGGCCCGGCTATCACGCTGGAGCGGACTGCGCGGCCTGAGCAGCGTCTTTGTGTCGTTTATCCGCGGCACGCCGCTGCTGGTGCAGATTTTCGTCATCTACTACGGCCTGCCCAGCCTGGGCATCACCCTCAATCCCCTGGCGGGCGGCGTCATCGCGCTGACCCTAAATGCGGCGGCGTACCTCTCGGAAACCATTCGGGCGGCCATCCTGAGCATTCCGCGCGGCCAGCGTGAAGCGGCCATCAGCCTGGGCCTGAGTCCCTCACAGACCATACGGCTCGTGGTGCTGCCGCAGGCGGCGCGCGTGGCTTTGCCCAGCCTGAGTAATACCCTGATTGGCCTAGTCAAGGACACCTCGCTGGTGTCGGTCATTACAGTGGTCGAACTCCTGCGCTCGGCGCAGCTGGTCATTGCCCGCACCTTTGAACCGTTCGGGCCTTATCTGGCCGCAGCCCTGATCTACTGGGCCGTCAGCAGTCTGCTGGAGCTGGTGCAGCGGCTTCTGGAACGGCGCTTTGCACGGGGAGGCTGA
- a CDS encoding transposase encodes MLQVPRLVQRPRSFESLCGLNPTEFMLLAEQLEPLWTHAHRTSLLREGRQRRIGAGRQFKLDVPHRLLLTLMYLRHYLPMHLLGVLFEMDAANVCRNIHALLPLLEQALPAPLRARTLNSRKVMPDDAPRRRLRTLEDVLEAFPEIADLIIDGTEQPGGQPKKKKGSGPGKKAVGRPKDQKKFFSVKKGTHTLKTQVAVTPDGLVVHLSAPAGGRTHDMKVLKQSRLLGRLPRSSRVWGDRGYTGLEKLCPEHTVIVPRMRLRGDVLSEEDRELNHQISKVRITVENVVCKLKKFRVCREFYRNNIGRHGLFWGCVAGLVNLRTMSRAPQFA; translated from the coding sequence ATGCTTCAGGTGCCGCGCCTGGTCCAGCGTCCCCGGTCCTTCGAGTCGCTTTGCGGCCTGAACCCCACCGAATTCATGCTCCTCGCTGAACAGCTGGAGCCCCTATGGACCCACGCGCACCGCACGTCCCTCCTGCGGGAGGGACGGCAACGCCGCATCGGAGCCGGACGACAGTTCAAACTCGACGTTCCCCACCGTCTCCTGCTCACTTTGATGTACCTCCGGCATTACCTCCCCATGCATCTATTGGGCGTGCTGTTCGAGATGGACGCCGCCAATGTCTGCCGGAACATCCACGCACTGTTGCCCCTCCTGGAGCAGGCGTTGCCTGCTCCCCTCCGCGCCCGAACGCTCAACAGCCGCAAGGTCATGCCTGACGACGCCCCGCGTCGTCGGCTGCGCACTCTGGAGGATGTGCTCGAGGCGTTCCCGGAGATCGCCGACCTCATTATTGACGGCACGGAGCAGCCCGGAGGGCAACCCAAAAAGAAGAAAGGCAGTGGTCCCGGAAAGAAAGCCGTCGGGCGACCCAAGGACCAGAAGAAATTCTTCAGCGTCAAGAAGGGCACCCATACGCTGAAAACGCAGGTAGCGGTGACCCCGGACGGCCTAGTGGTGCACCTCAGTGCGCCCGCGGGCGGGCGCACGCATGACATGAAGGTCCTGAAACAGTCCAGACTCCTGGGTCGACTGCCCCGGAGCAGTCGTGTCTGGGGCGACCGGGGGTACACGGGACTGGAGAAGCTGTGCCCGGAGCATACGGTGATTGTTCCCCGCATGCGGCTCCGAGGGGACGTGCTGAGCGAGGAGGATCGGGAGCTGAACCACCAGATCTCCAAGGTGCGGATCACGGTGGAGAACGTGGTGTGCAAACTGAAGAAGTTCCGTGTGTGCCGGGAGTTCTACCGGAACAACATTGGCCGGCACGGCCTGTTCTGGGGCTGTGTGGCCGGCCTGGTCAATCTGCGCACCATGAGCCGCGCACCACAGTTCGCCTGA
- a CDS encoding SDR family oxidoreductase, with protein MTRVVVTGASGHLGREVVPLLRAGGAEVVALSRRPRPAQPGLTWVTGDLSQPEPLRAALRPGDVLVHLATQPLRAGADLNLARAVVQAAQNAKASHLLFMGIAGLERLQAAPYYRDKLAAEGLVAQSGMPFTILRTTQFHEFVAELLTRLTLPGPLTLLPAGVTLQPLEAQAAARALADLSLGSPVGHAPELCGPQALTFAELARQRGPGRVLSLPLPVPLFRAWQGGAAVPRGAQPVGRTWAQWMAAQEHYQ; from the coding sequence ATGACGCGCGTGGTGGTCACGGGCGCCAGTGGGCACCTGGGCCGGGAAGTGGTGCCGCTGCTGCGGGCCGGTGGCGCCGAGGTGGTGGCCCTCAGCCGCCGCCCCCGGCCGGCCCAGCCGGGTCTCACCTGGGTGACTGGTGACCTGAGCCAGCCTGAACCTCTACGCGCAGCGCTGCGCCCCGGCGACGTGCTGGTGCATCTGGCGACCCAACCGCTTCGGGCAGGCGCTGACCTGAACTTGGCGAGGGCAGTAGTCCAGGCTGCGCAGAATGCCAAAGCCAGTCACCTGCTGTTCATGGGCATTGCTGGCCTGGAGCGGCTGCAGGCGGCGCCGTATTACCGCGACAAGCTGGCTGCTGAAGGGCTGGTAGCGCAGAGCGGCATGCCCTTCACCATCCTGCGCACGACCCAGTTTCATGAATTTGTGGCCGAGTTGCTGACGCGCCTGACCCTGCCCGGCCCGCTCACCCTGCTGCCGGCAGGCGTGACTCTGCAGCCGCTGGAAGCCCAGGCTGCCGCGCGTGCGCTGGCTGACCTGAGTCTGGGCTCGCCTGTGGGCCATGCCCCCGAGCTGTGCGGCCCACAGGCGCTGACCTTTGCGGAGCTGGCCCGGCAGCGCGGGCCTGGCCGGGTGCTGAGCCTGCCGCTGCCGGTGCCGCTGTTCCGGGCGTGGCAGGGCGGTGCTGCGGTCCCGCGCGGTGCTCAGCCTGTAGGGCGCACCTGGGCCCAGTGGATGGCGGCGCAAGAGCACTACCAGTGA
- a CDS encoding EamA family transporter: MKASSALWLAALAPLSWGTSYVVLEQLQPMPPLTVAALRALGAGVLLLLVVRQWPRGAWWWKSLLLGALNFGLFFGTLFLGASRLGGGVTATLGALGPLLILAFNLLALRQPPTRQALSAALLGLVGVALLVLGPGAHLDAVGLAAGLLSVVAASGGYLLAGAWGTPSGTGLLAVTAWQLCWGGLLLLPVALLLDGLPALPTPAQWAPLAYLIVVGTAAAYALWFRGIQSTSALQVSLLTRLSPATALALDFWQGRSLNAAQWLGLGLIALSFLPPRQKTTAQAQSTP, from the coding sequence ATGAAAGCTTCTTCGGCCCTGTGGTTGGCCGCTCTGGCACCTCTGAGCTGGGGCACGAGTTATGTGGTGCTTGAGCAGCTTCAGCCCATGCCGCCTCTGACGGTGGCGGCGCTTCGGGCGCTGGGGGCCGGGGTGCTGCTCCTGCTGGTGGTGCGCCAGTGGCCCAGGGGGGCCTGGTGGTGGAAAAGCCTGCTGCTGGGGGCGCTGAATTTCGGGCTGTTCTTCGGCACGCTGTTTCTGGGTGCCAGTCGGCTGGGCGGGGGGGTGACCGCCACTCTGGGCGCGCTGGGGCCACTGCTAATTCTGGCGTTTAACCTCCTGGCCCTGCGACAGCCGCCCACCCGGCAGGCACTCTCTGCCGCGCTGCTGGGCCTGGTGGGGGTGGCGCTGCTGGTGCTGGGGCCGGGGGCCCATCTGGACGCAGTGGGCCTGGCAGCTGGCCTGCTCAGCGTGGTGGCCGCGTCGGGTGGGTACCTCCTGGCCGGCGCCTGGGGAACGCCCTCAGGCACTGGGCTACTGGCAGTGACGGCCTGGCAGCTGTGCTGGGGCGGCCTGCTGCTGCTGCCCGTGGCCCTGCTGCTGGACGGCCTGCCCGCTCTGCCCACCCCGGCGCAGTGGGCGCCGCTGGCCTACCTGATCGTGGTGGGCACTGCCGCCGCCTACGCGCTGTGGTTCCGCGGTATTCAGTCCACCTCGGCCCTTCAGGTCTCGCTGCTGACGCGCCTCAGCCCGGCCACGGCCCTGGCCCTGGACTTCTGGCAGGGCCGCTCTCTGAATGCAGCGCAGTGGCTGGGCCTGGGCCTGATTGCCCTGAGCTTTCTGCCCCCGCGCCAGAAGACTACGGCTCAGGCGCAATCGACCCCCTGA
- a CDS encoding MarR family winged helix-turn-helix transcriptional regulator produces MTILKALDRIRHDWQAAEPELDSAPMLTFITFSRAHALLGDAVRATAAQADLTSATRDLLLTLYRSAPPEGLPASEVAALLAVSPATVTGNTDRLEARGLLTRRLDPQDRRSWRLALTDQGRALVQAHLPVHLAFEAQLLAALSSEEIQQFEGLLRKLIAHAEAQGLD; encoded by the coding sequence ATGACTATCCTGAAGGCGCTGGACCGCATTCGGCACGACTGGCAGGCTGCCGAACCAGAGCTGGACAGCGCCCCCATGCTGACCTTCATCACGTTCAGCCGTGCCCACGCCCTGCTGGGCGACGCCGTGCGGGCCACAGCCGCGCAGGCGGACCTGACCTCGGCCACCCGCGACCTGCTGCTGACGCTGTACCGCTCGGCTCCGCCTGAGGGTTTGCCCGCCAGCGAGGTCGCCGCGCTCCTGGCGGTCTCGCCCGCGACGGTGACGGGCAACACGGACCGGCTGGAAGCGCGCGGGCTGCTCACGCGCCGCCTGGACCCGCAGGACCGGCGGTCGTGGCGCCTGGCCCTGACCGACCAGGGCCGCGCGCTGGTGCAGGCGCACCTCCCTGTTCACCTGGCATTCGAGGCCCAGTTGCTGGCGGCCCTCAGTTCAGAAGAGATACAGCAGTTTGAAGGGCTGCTGCGAAAACTCATCGCCCATGCCGAGGCGCAGGGCCTTGATTGA
- the msrB gene encoding peptide-methionine (R)-S-oxide reductase MsrB, producing MTSKYAKPTDTELRERLTPTQYQVTQHEGTERAFTGEFWDHTEEGIYVDVVSGEPLFSSMDKYDAGCGWPSFTRPIPSVALTENTDYKIGYARTEVRSKGADSHLGHVFPDGPQQHGGLRYCINSASLRFVSVSELETQGYGEYRPLFGQ from the coding sequence ATGACCAGCAAATATGCCAAACCCACCGACACCGAACTGCGCGAGCGGCTGACGCCCACCCAGTACCAGGTCACGCAGCATGAGGGCACCGAGCGGGCCTTTACGGGCGAGTTCTGGGACCATACCGAAGAGGGCATCTACGTGGACGTGGTCAGTGGAGAACCGCTGTTTTCGAGCATGGACAAATACGACGCTGGGTGCGGCTGGCCCAGCTTCACCCGCCCCATTCCCAGCGTGGCCCTGACCGAAAACACCGATTATAAGATTGGTTACGCCCGTACCGAGGTCCGTTCGAAGGGGGCAGACTCGCACCTGGGGCACGTGTTCCCCGACGGCCCGCAGCAACACGGGGGCCTACGCTACTGCATCAATTCAGCGTCGCTGCGCTTTGTATCAGTCTCGGAATTGGAGACCCAGGGGTATGGGGAATACCGCCCCCTGTTTGGGCAGTAA
- a CDS encoding CAP domain-containing protein, with product MTKALLCGASLGLLLTLAACGSTPSSPVVETPAAPVTGTPGADPETLAAQAVATPITLSAGQTLQLRVTVGGQAPQPGQLTWTTRNAAVATVSPSGLVTATGAGSTTVRAALTRSPGSFLDFPVTVTAPTAPAPTPTPPQAPGFAQRVLDLTNAARSTGATCGATAYAAAPALTLNAQLSQAAQGHASDMAAQNYFSHTSKDGRTFSQRITAAGYAWRTVAENIAAGQATPESVVAGWLKSEGHCKNIMSASYKELGVGYAQGGSYGHYWVQDFGTAR from the coding sequence ATGACCAAAGCGTTGCTGTGCGGGGCCAGCCTGGGCCTGCTGTTGACCCTCGCTGCCTGCGGCAGTACGCCCAGCAGTCCAGTCGTCGAAACCCCGGCTGCTCCCGTCACAGGCACGCCGGGCGCAGACCCCGAGACCCTGGCTGCGCAGGCCGTCGCTACACCCATCACGCTGAGTGCTGGGCAAACCCTGCAACTGCGCGTGACCGTAGGCGGGCAGGCGCCGCAACCTGGGCAGCTGACCTGGACCACCCGGAACGCCGCCGTGGCCACGGTCAGCCCCAGCGGCTTGGTCACCGCCACTGGGGCTGGCAGCACCACGGTGCGCGCCGCCCTGACCCGGAGCCCCGGCTCCTTTCTGGACTTTCCGGTGACGGTGACGGCCCCCACAGCCCCAGCGCCCACGCCCACCCCTCCCCAGGCGCCTGGCTTTGCCCAGCGGGTGCTAGACCTGACCAACGCGGCGCGTTCCACAGGCGCGACCTGCGGCGCCACCGCTTACGCCGCCGCGCCGGCACTGACCCTGAATGCCCAGCTCAGCCAGGCGGCCCAGGGCCACGCCAGTGACATGGCGGCCCAGAACTACTTCAGCCACACCAGCAAGGATGGCCGCACCTTCTCGCAGCGCATCACGGCGGCGGGCTATGCGTGGCGCACGGTGGCCGAGAACATCGCCGCTGGCCAGGCCACGCCCGAAAGCGTGGTGGCTGGCTGGCTCAAGAGCGAGGGCCACTGCAAGAACATCATGAGCGCCAGTTACAAGGAACTGGGGGTCGGCTACGCGCAGGGCGGCAGCTACGGCCACTACTGGGTCCAGGATTTCGGCACCGCCCGGTAA
- a CDS encoding IS982 family transposase, with protein MSRPDLTLLPLSTAVTILSRWISPHVPPKLLHSHEKIMDAELLAVALLQKLHKVLYFSRWWRFLKLNHFPQYPSESQARIRLARLTPVIEQLSTEVQELAFVAVASEPLPVSTFKRAPRCKFRGARHGFSTAGPVYGFKLHVWCTLNGKIARYEIRPANEHDFAVLCEMNREWSSYGGPKQIGGKGYQSATCLTPPKVEARRVDPRWRAEYGAARKCVESAFSVLVGAGLRWGQVKTYLSLRLKVALNVLAHNLKFIDVSG; from the coding sequence ATGAGCCGTCCCGACCTCACTTTGCTGCCGCTTTCCACCGCTGTTACCATCCTTAGTCGCTGGATCTCGCCGCATGTTCCACCGAAACTGCTCCATTCACACGAGAAAATCATGGACGCGGAGTTGCTGGCAGTCGCGCTTCTCCAAAAGCTGCACAAAGTGCTCTATTTCAGCCGCTGGTGGCGCTTTCTCAAACTCAACCACTTTCCGCAGTACCCGTCTGAGTCCCAGGCCCGCATCCGACTCGCCCGGCTGACCCCGGTGATCGAGCAACTGTCCACCGAAGTCCAGGAGCTGGCCTTCGTCGCCGTCGCTTCAGAACCCCTTCCCGTTTCGACCTTTAAACGTGCGCCACGGTGCAAATTCCGTGGCGCCAGACACGGGTTCAGCACCGCTGGGCCGGTTTACGGCTTCAAGCTGCATGTCTGGTGCACCCTGAACGGAAAGATCGCCAGATACGAGATTCGTCCAGCCAATGAGCACGATTTCGCCGTGTTATGCGAGATGAATCGAGAATGGTCCTCCTATGGAGGACCAAAGCAAATTGGGGGTAAGGGCTATCAGTCGGCAACATGCCTGACGCCACCGAAGGTTGAGGCCAGACGGGTCGATCCGCGTTGGAGAGCCGAATACGGCGCTGCCAGGAAATGTGTAGAGTCCGCGTTCTCTGTGCTGGTCGGGGCTGGTCTGCGCTGGGGGCAGGTCAAGACATATCTCAGCCTGCGGCTCAAGGTGGCGCTCAATGTTCTGGCGCACAACCTGAAATTCATAGACGTCAGCGGATGA
- a CDS encoding GNAT family N-acetyltransferase, with protein MGGEIVAGAGLTLLDWGPSRDDPQPLRARVVNVWTHPDWRRQGHARELVRACLTAGQARGVTRFALGTTPQGRALYEALGFAASGTEMTAHLPAPPPR; from the coding sequence GTGGGCGGCGAGATCGTCGCCGGGGCAGGCCTGACCCTGCTCGACTGGGGCCCCAGTCGGGACGACCCCCAGCCGCTGCGGGCGAGGGTCGTCAATGTCTGGACCCACCCGGACTGGCGCCGCCAGGGGCACGCCCGCGAGTTGGTCCGGGCTTGTCTGACGGCGGGTCAGGCGCGCGGCGTCACCCGGTTTGCGCTGGGCACCACCCCGCAGGGCCGCGCGCTGTACGAGGCGCTGGGCTTCGCGGCCAGCGGAACTGAGATGACCGCCCACCTCCCGGCGCCTCCGCCTCGCTGA